A single Vulcanisaeta distributa DSM 14429 DNA region contains:
- the cobB gene encoding NAD-dependent protein deacetylase — MSEKQCNTEDIKRAADILINAKHAIAFTGAGISTESGIPDFRGPQGLWRQYSPEIATIDYFLQHPKDFWLFYRMRMSTLFVAKPNRAHYAVAELEKLGIIKAVITQNVDGLHQAAGSRSVIELHGTMKRAVCIACGRVYPMEVVIKKIDGGQVPPLCDECGGILKPDTVLFGEPVKDFDKARKLALMSDAVLVIGSSLSVYPAAYIPMFVKEMGGKVIIINMEPTELDYIADVFIQCKAGDAMTLLLKEVKERLGVQQ, encoded by the coding sequence ATGAGTGAAAAACAGTGCAACACGGAGGATATTAAGAGGGCTGCCGACATACTGATCAATGCTAAGCACGCAATAGCCTTCACGGGCGCCGGCATATCCACGGAGTCAGGAATCCCCGACTTTAGAGGTCCCCAAGGATTATGGAGGCAGTATAGCCCTGAAATAGCGACAATAGATTACTTCCTGCAGCATCCAAAGGATTTCTGGCTGTTTTATAGGATGAGGATGAGCACGCTATTCGTGGCTAAGCCCAACAGGGCGCACTACGCCGTGGCCGAGCTCGAAAAGTTGGGCATCATAAAGGCGGTAATTACCCAAAACGTTGATGGACTCCATCAAGCCGCTGGCTCTAGAAGCGTGATTGAGCTTCATGGTACAATGAAGAGGGCTGTATGCATTGCATGCGGCCGTGTATATCCAATGGAAGTCGTTATTAAGAAGATTGATGGTGGTCAAGTACCGCCACTCTGCGATGAATGCGGTGGCATTCTTAAGCCTGATACCGTATTATTTGGAGAGCCAGTTAAGGATTTCGATAAGGCTAGGAAATTAGCGCTAATGAGTGATGCGGTCTTAGTCATCGGTTCCTCACTCTCTGTTTATCCCGCGGCTTACATACCAATGTTTGTTAAGGAGATGGGTGGTAAGGTCATTATCATAAATATGGAGCCCACGGAGCTTGATTACATCGCCGATGTATTCATACAATGTAAGGCTGGTGATGCAATGACATTATTACTTAAGGAGGTTAAGGAGCGGTTGGGAGTACAACAATAA
- a CDS encoding glycosyltransferase gives MVKVLHISTEYPPHRVVGSLAFQVRDLVTRLSSKYEVYLVHPANFNGSYMDGNVRIFTVSDRWFSDVVAYMHFLLVEILSRVPYVIPRDIDFVHAHDWIAAVIAKVISQRLKVPYIVSAYSTEPIRSGNGVSLLSLTIRDWEKYAFSSALYVIAHNKPTYESLRNHYGINAVEVRSIDDIEAIYDEVSHQRAHQ, from the coding sequence GTGGTTAAGGTTCTGCACATATCGACAGAGTACCCACCGCATAGGGTGGTTGGGTCACTGGCATTCCAGGTTAGGGACTTAGTTACCCGATTATCCAGTAAGTACGAGGTATACCTGGTACACCCAGCTAATTTTAATGGTAGTTACATGGATGGCAATGTGCGCATATTCACCGTGAGCGATAGGTGGTTCAGCGACGTCGTCGCGTACATGCACTTCCTACTTGTGGAGATCCTCTCCAGGGTACCCTATGTAATACCCAGGGACATAGACTTTGTGCATGCGCATGATTGGATTGCGGCGGTTATTGCCAAGGTGATTTCACAAAGGCTTAAGGTGCCATACATAGTCAGTGCTTATTCCACGGAGCCCATTAGGTCAGGTAATGGTGTAAGCCTACTAAGCTTAACAATAAGGGATTGGGAGAAATACGCCTTCTCCTCGGCATTATACGTTATTGCGCATAATAAGCCTACGTATGAATCCCTCAGGAATCACTACGGGATCAATGCCGTGGAGGTGAGGTCTATTGACGATATTGAGGCAATATATGATGAGGTCAGCCACCAACGCGCTCATCAGTGA
- a CDS encoding Rrf2 family transcriptional regulator yields the protein MEVSYESKIRTVMQALHSLAAIDKERAVKLEDLARIVGLRVEEVRSIVDKLKVLGYVNTINDSVHLTSTAIIKLSSIYC from the coding sequence GTGGAGGTGAGTTACGAGTCGAAGATAAGGACCGTAATGCAGGCCCTGCATTCATTGGCTGCGATTGATAAGGAGCGGGCCGTTAAGCTCGAGGATTTGGCGAGGATTGTTGGTTTGAGGGTTGAGGAGGTTAGGAGCATTGTTGATAAGCTTAAGGTGCTTGGTTACGTTAACACGATCAATGACTCCGTACACCTAACATCCACTGCAATAATTAAATTAAGCAGTATCTACTGTTAA
- a CDS encoding glycoside hydrolase family 57 protein, translated as MKAVSIELTTNKVLYEPGEDITVNVMVRGLMSREDIELTVIKDSQEITKRVLQAIPPESEIMDYVRINDVGTYEISARCCGSEVRTPVMIINRPETPLRFVLVFHNHQPIHKYPSGIYHGPWAFQHTWSPEFYPIYDVGPYLLHARLVNKYRVSVTYNLSPSLLWQWDDLLRNGVFIEGADHVEYIGPWDSRVGLIKEAINTYSRLANEGVIEVLTSFLAHPIAGYLIEKFEVYDLLRWELSRGKEVTRRVLGVNAVGMWLPELYFSEKLRNILCDEGIRFIVLDGVYHLGEAIKDRSSIYRVYRHDCLTILFRDTALSDLLSFQLNKASNAQEADANARRLIIELMMRINYARDGVVTMALDGENWMILPTPNPYAALLLEKIMMYLSQAKSDGYVMPIRPSIIKEFHDEIKEIPTTSWLGSPAKWISERADIQSRLWSMAQAAISKWRLYEEVFGEDEELRMSLAMTLDSDYYWAEFVNVNHVGEWAHSVISRAEDALNSLGIRFSLENDHLEITVSNNWVKDANLVLGIETPETYLEYSIKVQSGSSEPIRINGFNNVVISLLSPKTRTQIRKPIKIVREVTKH; from the coding sequence ATGAAGGCAGTGTCTATAGAGTTAACAACGAATAAAGTGCTTTACGAACCAGGCGAGGACATAACAGTCAATGTAATGGTTAGGGGATTAATGAGTAGGGAGGATATTGAATTAACGGTGATTAAGGATTCCCAGGAAATAACTAAGCGAGTCCTGCAAGCGATACCTCCGGAATCAGAGATTATGGATTACGTTAGGATAAATGACGTGGGTACCTACGAAATAAGCGCCAGGTGCTGTGGTTCAGAGGTTAGGACCCCAGTAATGATCATTAATAGGCCAGAGACACCATTAAGGTTCGTACTGGTTTTTCACAATCACCAGCCAATCCATAAGTACCCAAGCGGTATTTATCACGGACCCTGGGCATTCCAACACACCTGGTCCCCTGAATTCTACCCAATATATGACGTAGGCCCCTACTTACTACATGCCAGACTGGTGAATAAGTATAGGGTTTCCGTAACGTATAACCTAAGTCCAAGCCTGCTGTGGCAATGGGATGACCTACTACGTAATGGCGTGTTCATTGAGGGCGCGGATCACGTTGAGTACATAGGTCCCTGGGATTCGCGGGTGGGATTAATTAAGGAGGCGATTAATACGTATTCAAGATTAGCTAATGAGGGTGTTATAGAGGTGCTAACGAGTTTCCTAGCTCATCCAATAGCCGGTTATTTAATTGAGAAGTTTGAGGTTTATGACCTATTACGGTGGGAGTTGAGTAGGGGGAAGGAGGTTACTAGGAGGGTTTTGGGTGTGAACGCCGTTGGTATGTGGCTTCCTGAGTTGTACTTTTCCGAGAAGTTGAGGAATATTCTCTGTGATGAGGGTATTAGGTTCATAGTCCTTGATGGTGTTTATCACCTCGGTGAGGCCATTAAGGATAGGAGTTCCATCTACAGGGTTTATAGGCACGACTGCTTAACAATACTATTTAGGGATACAGCACTTAGTGACTTACTGAGCTTTCAACTTAACAAGGCCAGTAATGCCCAGGAGGCTGATGCCAATGCCAGGAGATTAATTATAGAGTTAATGATGAGGATTAACTACGCCAGGGATGGCGTGGTTACAATGGCCTTAGACGGGGAGAATTGGATGATATTACCAACACCAAACCCATACGCTGCCCTACTCCTTGAGAAAATAATGATGTACTTATCGCAGGCTAAGTCTGATGGTTATGTAATGCCCATTAGGCCGTCAATAATTAAGGAGTTTCACGATGAAATTAAGGAAATACCAACAACCTCATGGCTGGGCTCACCGGCTAAGTGGATTAGTGAGAGGGCAGATATACAGTCGAGGCTTTGGTCCATGGCTCAAGCCGCAATTAGTAAGTGGAGGTTGTATGAGGAGGTTTTTGGAGAGGATGAGGAATTAAGGATGTCCCTTGCAATGACGTTGGATAGTGATTATTATTGGGCTGAATTCGTAAACGTAAACCACGTGGGTGAATGGGCGCACTCCGTAATAAGTAGGGCTGAGGATGCGCTCAACTCATTGGGGATTAGGTTTAGCCTAGAGAATGATCACCTGGAAATTACCGTCAGTAATAACTGGGTTAAGGATGCAAACCTAGTGCTTGGTATTGAAACCCCAGAAACATATCTTGAGTATAGTATCAAGGTTCAATCAGGTTCGTCAGAGCCCATAAGAATTAATGGTTTCAATAACGTAGTAATATCATTACTATCACCAAAAACGAGGACGCAGATTAGGAAGCCCATTAAAATAGTGCGTGAGGTTACGAAACACTAA